A stretch of Brassica napus cultivar Da-Ae chromosome C6, Da-Ae, whole genome shotgun sequence DNA encodes these proteins:
- the LOC106454229 gene encoding uncharacterized protein LOC106454229, translated as MSVFERVSLGASDIWERVKVDAAAWFGANDPSSRNEELIQSSLVNVLRWQKPSASFVKCNIGTSWIDDRQNCGAAWTLRDQSGQVLCHSRRSYSSVSNKMEAELWSFLWAVESISSLRYERVVFESSSYLAGEAILRPSLFPQFNDMLQDIRDKLSFFRLWTVAFAHIEGNRCAEAIATSVTRDHRYSSYIAHAGPFWLASELQEEALGEDQ; from the coding sequence ATGTCAGTATTTGAAAGGGTGAGCTTAGGAGCATCGGATATATGGGAAAGGGTTAAAGTGGACGCTGCAGCATGGTTTGGAGCCAACGATCCATCATCCAGAAATGAGGAATTAATTCAAAGCAGTCTGGTGAATGTCTTGCGATGGCAAAAACCTTCAgcttcttttgttaagtgtaaTATTGGAACATCGTGGATTGACGACAGACAGAACTGTGGAGCAGCTTGGACACTAAGAGATCAGTCAGGTCAAGTTCTTTGTCATAGTCGCCGATCCTACTCTTCGGTGTCAAATAAGATGGAAGCAGAGCTATGGAGTTTCCTCTGGGCAGTTGAGTCCATCTCATCTCTTCGGTACGAGAGAGTGGTTTTCGAATCCTCCTCCTACCTTGCGGGGGAAGCAATCCTTAGACCTTCCTTGTTTCCACAATTCAATGATATGTTGCAGGACATTCGTGATAAGCTATCTTTTTTTCGGTTATGGACCGTAGCCTTTGCGCATATAGAAGGAAACCGGTGTGCGGAAGCAATTGCCACTAGTGTTACTCGCGATCACAGATACTCGTCTTACATTGCTCATGCCGGTCCTTTCTGGTTAGCTTCGGAGCTTCAAGAGGAAGCTTTGGGGGAAGATCAATGA